From Corynebacterium sp. BD556, the proteins below share one genomic window:
- a CDS encoding TIGR00730 family Rossman fold protein produces the protein MLRSEKKQTSTHDQRLLESLGSSDHDWKHADPWRVMRIQSEFVAGFDALSDLPKAVTVFGSARLGEGTPEYDLACELGEALVKAGYAVITGGGPGLMEGPNRGAHNAGGISVGLGIELPFEQGLNEWVDLGLNFRYFFARKTMFLKYSQAFISLPGGFGTLDEVFEMLVMVQTGKVTNFPMVLIGAEFWGGLVAWIRSELLGRGLISPGDDELFLVTDSVAEAVDYIMEKHRVMTDQRLNSRRAEGDVN, from the coding sequence ATGCTTCGTTCGGAAAAGAAGCAGACCTCCACGCACGACCAACGACTGCTTGAGTCTTTGGGAAGCAGCGACCACGATTGGAAGCACGCCGACCCATGGCGGGTAATGCGCATCCAGTCGGAGTTCGTCGCCGGCTTCGACGCTTTAAGTGACTTGCCCAAGGCAGTCACCGTCTTTGGTTCGGCGCGGCTGGGCGAAGGCACCCCTGAGTACGACCTGGCATGCGAACTCGGGGAGGCACTGGTCAAAGCCGGCTACGCGGTGATTACTGGCGGCGGGCCCGGTTTGATGGAAGGGCCGAACCGCGGCGCGCATAACGCCGGTGGCATCTCGGTTGGTTTGGGCATCGAGCTGCCCTTCGAGCAGGGCCTCAACGAGTGGGTCGATCTGGGATTGAACTTTCGCTACTTCTTCGCCCGTAAAACAATGTTTTTGAAGTACTCACAGGCTTTCATTTCTCTGCCCGGCGGTTTCGGCACCCTCGATGAGGTTTTTGAGATGCTGGTCATGGTGCAAACAGGCAAGGTAACAAATTTTCCGATGGTGCTGATCGGTGCCGAGTTCTGGGGCGGATTAGTAGCTTGGATCCGCAGCGAGCTGCTCGGCCGTGGACTTATCTCCCCGGGCGACGATGAGCTGTTTTTGGTCACCGACTCCGTTGCGGAAGCGGTCGACTACATCATGGAAAAGCACCGCGTGATGACGGACCAACGCTTGAACAGCCGCCGCGCTGAAGGGGACGTCAATTAA
- the folP gene encoding dihydropteroate synthase, translating to MAIVNRTPDSFYDKGATFAAQKALERAGQVIAQGAQIVDIGGVKAGPGEHVSPEEEIERVVPLIRALRQRHPHVSISVDTWRASVADEAIAAGADLINDTWAGYDPELVEVAGHYGVGYVCSHTGGISPRTRPYRVHFDDVVADIIRETTALAERAVSLGARQDMVFIDPAHDFGKNTFHGLEILRRVDELVATGWPVLMALSNKDFVGETLNRPVDGRVPGTLAATAWCAARGVALFRAHEVEETIDVIRMTAAIAGQWAPADTTRGLA from the coding sequence ATGGCGATAGTCAACCGCACCCCAGATTCTTTCTACGACAAGGGAGCGACCTTCGCCGCGCAAAAGGCGCTTGAGCGGGCGGGGCAGGTCATCGCCCAAGGCGCGCAAATCGTCGACATCGGCGGAGTCAAAGCGGGCCCGGGCGAGCACGTCAGCCCGGAAGAAGAAATCGAGCGGGTTGTTCCGCTGATCCGCGCCCTGCGTCAGCGCCATCCTCATGTGAGTATTTCCGTAGATACCTGGCGCGCCAGCGTGGCCGATGAAGCCATCGCGGCTGGCGCCGACTTAATCAACGACACGTGGGCGGGCTACGACCCGGAGTTGGTTGAGGTTGCCGGCCACTACGGGGTGGGTTACGTTTGCTCGCACACAGGCGGCATCTCCCCACGTACCAGGCCCTACAGGGTGCATTTCGACGACGTTGTCGCCGACATCATCCGCGAGACCACGGCTTTGGCGGAACGGGCGGTGTCTCTCGGGGCACGTCAGGACATGGTTTTTATCGACCCGGCCCACGACTTCGGCAAAAACACTTTTCACGGCCTCGAAATTCTGCGCCGTGTCGACGAGCTCGTGGCCACCGGCTGGCCGGTGCTGATGGCGCTGAGCAACAAGGATTTTGTCGGTGAAACACTCAACCGGCCGGTGGACGGGCGTGTCCCCGGCACGCTCGCAGCCACGGCGTGGTGCGCTGCGCGCGGTGTAGCGCTGTTTCGCGCCCACGAAGTGGAAGAAACTATCGACGTCATCCGTATGACCGCAGCCATCGCTGGGCAGTGGGCACCGGCCGACACAACCCGGGGGTTGGCGTGA
- a CDS encoding glucosyl-3-phosphoglycerate synthase, giving the protein MSGTVSVVVPALNEESTVGGVVEACLQSCADEVIVVDSDSADDTTRVAGAAGARVFNWREIAPAIAVRPGKGEALWRGVKVARGEVVVFLDADVTSLEPTWVDRLAKPLDDPTIHLVKADYCRGIDGAATGGGRVTELTAKPLIRALFPELSHINQPLAGEYAIRRATAMSLPFVDGYGVEAGLLIDVSRAHGPRSIAQVELGIRRHRNRPLKELAPMAEIVAATLLARAGVGQPVPQREPWS; this is encoded by the coding sequence GTGAGCGGAACTGTTTCCGTGGTGGTTCCGGCCCTTAACGAGGAATCGACGGTGGGAGGTGTCGTCGAAGCTTGCCTTCAATCGTGCGCCGACGAAGTCATCGTGGTCGATTCCGACTCCGCCGACGACACAACGCGGGTTGCTGGTGCCGCGGGAGCGCGCGTTTTTAACTGGCGCGAGATAGCCCCGGCTATTGCGGTGCGTCCCGGCAAGGGTGAGGCTTTGTGGCGCGGGGTAAAAGTGGCGCGCGGCGAAGTGGTTGTTTTCCTCGACGCCGATGTCACCTCCCTGGAACCGACGTGGGTTGACCGACTGGCGAAACCTTTAGACGATCCCACCATTCACCTGGTCAAGGCGGATTACTGCCGGGGCATTGACGGTGCCGCCACCGGCGGCGGCCGCGTCACAGAATTGACGGCCAAGCCCCTGATCCGGGCTCTTTTCCCCGAGCTGTCCCATATCAACCAGCCGCTGGCAGGCGAGTACGCCATCCGTCGCGCCACCGCTATGTCGCTTCCTTTCGTCGACGGATATGGCGTGGAGGCGGGACTTCTTATCGATGTTTCTCGTGCCCACGGCCCCCGCTCGATCGCCCAAGTGGAGCTGGGCATCCGCCGCCACCGCAACCGTCCCCTGAAAGAACTTGCCCCGATGGCTGAGATTGTGGCTGCGACGCTGCTTGCGCGCGCCGGGGTGGGCCAGCCGGTGCCGCAGCGCGAACCGTGGTCTTGA
- a CDS encoding cell division protein DivIVA — protein sequence MSSWILLIVIIALVSVIGFLLSSKIFGRGEELAPMPPSREVIAHNHRALAEGRVADIELEVVHRGYRMDQVDALVEDLLRARGHTRGPEGQKSVD from the coding sequence ATGTCTTCCTGGATCCTTTTGATCGTCATTATTGCGCTCGTCAGCGTCATCGGTTTTCTTTTGTCTTCCAAGATTTTCGGCAGGGGAGAAGAACTTGCGCCGATGCCACCGAGCCGTGAAGTCATCGCCCACAACCACCGTGCCCTTGCGGAGGGGCGTGTGGCAGACATCGAGTTGGAGGTTGTGCACCGCGGCTACCGCATGGACCAGGTTGATGCTTTGGTGGAGGATTTGTTGCGGGCGCGGGGTCACACCCGGGGCCCGGAGGGGCAAAAGAGCGTAGACTAG
- a CDS encoding DUF3117 domain-containing protein codes for MAAMKPRTGNGPMEAVEESRKIVMRIPSDGGGRLVVEMSKEEAAELGELLTAAAGQ; via the coding sequence ATGGCAGCTATGAAGCCGAGGACCGGCAACGGACCCATGGAAGCAGTGGAGGAGAGCCGCAAGATCGTCATGCGCATCCCCTCCGACGGCGGTGGACGCCTCGTGGTTGAGATGAGCAAGGAAGAAGCGGCAGAACTCGGCGAGCTTCTCACCGCGGCTGCAGGGCAGTAA
- a CDS encoding methyltransferase domain-containing protein: MLKDIVDVLADPIDRTPLRGVDDFSRLLSESGHSYDVARQGYVTLAGGKGLNHKGDSAEMVTAREIFLAQGHFAPFVETVTEHVCDVVENSRAEDPVVLEVGAGTGYYLSHTLDSIAGSRGVGIDISAPAAKHLAKAHPRLGAVVADVWDGLPLLDASVDALTVVFAPRNPAEFARVLTDNGEAVILVADTGHLDELRQPLGILGVEEGKLNRLFEQAEGHLEQVGEAELVEFPISLDRESIAAQVGMSPSARHLDPAVLMDNVAKLPETLDVTARARLVRFRKARLSA, translated from the coding sequence ATGCTCAAAGACATCGTTGACGTCCTCGCTGACCCCATTGACCGTACCCCGCTCCGGGGTGTTGACGATTTTTCTCGTCTCCTCTCGGAGTCGGGGCATTCTTATGACGTGGCACGGCAGGGCTACGTCACCCTCGCCGGCGGCAAGGGGTTAAACCACAAGGGTGACAGCGCGGAGATGGTCACCGCGCGCGAGATTTTCCTCGCCCAGGGGCACTTCGCTCCCTTTGTGGAGACGGTGACTGAACACGTTTGCGATGTTGTGGAAAATAGCCGGGCTGAAGATCCGGTTGTTCTCGAGGTCGGCGCCGGCACCGGCTATTATCTGTCCCACACTCTCGACAGTATTGCTGGTTCCCGCGGCGTGGGTATTGACATTTCTGCACCGGCGGCGAAGCATTTGGCCAAGGCGCATCCGCGCCTTGGGGCTGTTGTCGCTGATGTGTGGGATGGCCTGCCGCTTCTCGACGCTTCCGTCGACGCCCTAACCGTGGTTTTCGCGCCCCGCAATCCGGCAGAGTTCGCCCGCGTGCTGACAGACAACGGGGAGGCTGTCATCTTGGTCGCAGACACCGGCCACCTCGACGAGCTGCGCCAGCCACTGGGTATTCTCGGCGTGGAGGAGGGCAAGCTCAACCGACTTTTTGAGCAGGCTGAGGGCCACTTGGAGCAAGTTGGTGAGGCTGAGCTGGTGGAGTTTCCGATCAGCCTTGACCGCGAGTCGATCGCCGCGCAGGTTGGCATGAGCCCCTCGGCGCGCCATCTTGACCCGGCCGTGTTGATGGACAATGTGGCGAAGCTGCCGGAAACCCTCGATGTGACGGCGCGTGCCCGCCTCGTGCGCTTCCGCAAAGCCCGCTTAAGCGCATAA
- a CDS encoding GH32 C-terminal domain-containing protein, translated as MSIYRPELHFTADTGILEAAAGTLCDDSLTPDLPVWHMFYQYKFSPDEPSRWGHAMSEGNPFDWVECNDAVVATGGETQVRAGSVVAARGGVDLYFTSVTQAGTSIQVTRAEDLSELCEDIDDDFSVSSAFQRRGDVVSDAADFNRFRSPCVVPGWLHNEDRDQGSAGWLMLAVAGESDNPQVVVLRSGDGDSWKALGELEFHGEPGFDAASESIVAPRLARLRDEVDAVIYDVLLITLERGGRDETFYLVGTLKDNVFTVVTSAQPVDQGHDFSRPRTTTWTESARSLDQRFNRTYIYGPLRSSGRDADLTEEKNWETGGWAGVLSLPRRVTLQNGHIYQTPAPGLPDAVEETRRAKMWTGICDIPVGSKVVAELLDAHGEPAAVITHCGDAIELDRFDGTPARAELAEADEDNITIVVDSSTIEVFAGGGAVVLSSRFWPADGCSGIRVRSHGDAEIYSEWRRGH; from the coding sequence ATGAGTATTTACAGGCCGGAGCTACATTTCACCGCGGATACAGGCATTCTTGAGGCCGCCGCAGGCACGCTTTGCGACGACTCCCTCACCCCCGACTTGCCCGTCTGGCACATGTTCTACCAGTACAAGTTTTCCCCTGATGAGCCGAGCCGCTGGGGCCATGCAATGTCGGAGGGCAACCCCTTCGACTGGGTGGAGTGCAACGACGCGGTCGTTGCCACCGGCGGCGAAACCCAGGTGCGCGCGGGCTCGGTCGTGGCGGCGCGTGGCGGCGTGGATCTTTACTTCACGTCAGTGACTCAGGCAGGTACATCAATTCAGGTCACCCGCGCGGAGGATTTGAGCGAGCTATGTGAGGACATTGACGATGATTTTTCTGTTTCCTCCGCTTTTCAGCGCCGCGGTGACGTAGTCTCCGACGCCGCCGATTTCAACCGCTTCCGCTCCCCTTGTGTGGTGCCAGGTTGGCTCCACAACGAGGACCGTGACCAGGGTTCAGCCGGGTGGCTGATGCTGGCGGTGGCCGGCGAGAGCGACAACCCACAAGTAGTGGTGTTGCGTTCCGGGGATGGCGATTCCTGGAAGGCGCTTGGCGAGCTTGAATTTCATGGTGAGCCGGGTTTCGATGCGGCATCTGAAAGCATCGTCGCACCCCGACTCGCCCGGCTGCGCGACGAAGTCGACGCCGTCATCTACGACGTGTTGCTCATTACCCTGGAGCGTGGCGGCCGCGACGAAACTTTTTACTTGGTGGGCACCTTAAAAGACAATGTTTTTACCGTGGTCACTTCCGCTCAGCCGGTCGACCAAGGCCACGATTTTTCCCGCCCGCGCACCACAACCTGGACCGAAAGCGCCCGCTCGCTGGACCAGCGTTTCAACCGTACCTACATTTACGGCCCGCTGCGCAGTTCCGGGCGTGACGCGGATTTGACGGAGGAGAAGAACTGGGAGACGGGCGGTTGGGCTGGTGTGCTGTCCCTGCCGCGCCGGGTGACGCTGCAAAACGGGCATATCTATCAAACCCCTGCACCGGGCCTTCCCGACGCCGTCGAGGAAACTCGCCGCGCAAAAATGTGGACCGGCATCTGCGACATCCCGGTGGGCTCCAAGGTTGTCGCCGAGCTTCTCGACGCCCACGGGGAACCCGCCGCCGTCATCACCCATTGCGGAGACGCAATCGAGCTGGATCGCTTCGACGGCACACCAGCTCGCGCGGAGCTTGCTGAGGCCGACGAGGACAACATCACCATCGTGGTGGACAGTTCCACCATCGAGGTTTTCGCTGGGGGCGGCGCCGTCGTGCTGTCCTCACGTTTTTGGCCCGCCGACGGGTGCTCGGGCATCCGCGTGCGCAGCCACGGTGACGCCGAGATTTACAGCGAGTGGCGCAGGGGCCATTAA
- the glgA gene encoding glycogen synthase, translating into MRVGMMTREYPPEVYGGAGVHVAELTRFMREITQVHVHCMGAPRKEEGVFVHGVDPDLDGANGAIKTLSTGLRMAHAANNLDVVHSHTWYAGLGGHLTGLLYNIPHVVTAHSLEPDRPWKREQLGGGYDVSSWSEKNAMENADAVIAVSSGMKEAILRAYPRIEPDKVHVVLNGIDTARWFPGAATGGESVTEVLGVDRSKPIAAFVGRITRQKGVPHLLKAARRFDEDVQLILCAGAPDTPEIAAETEQLVDTLRAERDGVFWVKDMLPPEKIREVYAAADVFVCPSIYEPLGIVNLEAMACATAVVASRVGGIPEVVIDGETGILVDYDEEDPASFEAGIAAAVNAVVGDRQRCVQMGEAGLARARDEFSWATIAQQTIDVYKHLI; encoded by the coding sequence ATGAGAGTCGGAATGATGACCCGAGAGTATCCGCCGGAGGTCTACGGCGGAGCCGGTGTCCATGTCGCGGAATTGACCCGCTTCATGCGGGAGATTACCCAGGTTCACGTCCATTGCATGGGGGCACCCCGCAAGGAGGAGGGTGTTTTCGTTCACGGCGTTGACCCCGATCTTGATGGGGCCAACGGAGCCATCAAAACCCTCTCCACGGGCCTGCGTATGGCGCACGCCGCGAACAACTTGGACGTAGTCCACTCCCACACGTGGTACGCGGGCCTTGGCGGTCACCTAACTGGCCTGCTTTACAACATTCCCCACGTGGTTACTGCCCACTCCCTCGAACCGGACCGGCCGTGGAAGCGCGAGCAGCTCGGCGGGGGCTACGACGTGTCGTCTTGGTCGGAGAAAAACGCGATGGAAAACGCCGACGCGGTCATCGCGGTATCGTCCGGCATGAAAGAGGCAATTTTGCGCGCCTACCCGCGCATTGAGCCGGACAAGGTGCACGTGGTGCTCAACGGCATCGACACCGCCCGCTGGTTCCCGGGTGCTGCCACTGGCGGCGAATCAGTAACTGAGGTCCTTGGGGTGGATCGATCCAAGCCGATCGCCGCGTTTGTCGGTCGCATCACTCGGCAAAAGGGCGTGCCGCACCTGCTTAAGGCGGCGCGCCGCTTCGACGAGGACGTCCAGCTCATTTTGTGTGCCGGCGCGCCGGACACCCCGGAGATAGCCGCGGAGACTGAACAGCTCGTGGACACTTTGCGCGCGGAGCGCGACGGCGTGTTCTGGGTCAAAGATATGCTGCCGCCGGAAAAGATCCGTGAGGTTTACGCGGCGGCCGACGTGTTCGTCTGCCCCTCTATTTACGAACCTTTAGGCATTGTCAACTTGGAGGCGATGGCCTGCGCCACTGCGGTGGTTGCCTCCCGCGTGGGCGGCATTCCTGAGGTCGTGATCGACGGGGAGACTGGCATCTTGGTCGACTACGACGAGGAAGATCCGGCAAGTTTCGAGGCGGGAATCGCCGCGGCCGTCAACGCAGTCGTTGGCGACCGGCAGCGTTGCGTACAAATGGGCGAGGCGGGTCTGGCCCGCGCTCGCGATGAGTTTTCTTGGGCCACCATCGCCCAGCAGACCATCGATGTGTACAAGCATCTGATCTAG
- the glgC gene encoding glucose-1-phosphate adenylyltransferase — MRSQPRVLAIVLAGGEGKRLFPLTADRAKPAVPFGGTYRLIDFVLSNLVNAGYTRIAVLTQYKSHSLDRHVATAWNMSGPTPQYIASVPAQQRRGKRWYSGSADAIVQSLNLIYDDKPDYVLVFGADHVYRMDPSQMVHDHIRSGKAATVAGIRVPRSEASAFGCIQADPDGTVTEFLEKPADPPGTPDDPDVTFASMGNYVFTTEALVKALLEDEQNDDSSHDMGGDIIPYFVGKGDANVYDFSQNEVPGATDRDKGYWRDVGTIDSFYEAHMDLISSHPIFNLYNKAWPIHSTEDGNLPPAKFVMGGISQESIVASGSIVSGATVRNSVLSTDVRIEEGATVEGSVLMPGVRVGKGAVVRHAILDKNVFVSEGEIIGVDAGRDRQRYTVSENGVVVVGKNEVV, encoded by the coding sequence GTGAGAAGCCAGCCGAGAGTTCTAGCCATTGTCCTAGCGGGCGGAGAGGGAAAGCGCCTATTCCCGCTGACCGCCGACCGCGCGAAACCCGCCGTCCCCTTTGGCGGTACCTACCGCCTTATCGATTTCGTCCTGTCCAACTTGGTCAACGCAGGCTACACCCGCATCGCCGTGTTGACCCAATACAAGTCCCACTCGCTCGACCGCCACGTGGCCACCGCGTGGAACATGTCGGGGCCGACCCCGCAGTACATTGCTTCCGTGCCGGCGCAGCAGCGCCGTGGCAAACGTTGGTACAGCGGCTCTGCCGACGCGATTGTCCAGTCGCTGAACCTGATCTACGACGACAAACCGGACTACGTCCTCGTCTTCGGCGCCGACCACGTCTACCGCATGGACCCATCCCAGATGGTTCACGACCACATTCGATCCGGCAAGGCCGCCACCGTCGCCGGCATTCGTGTGCCGCGGTCGGAGGCCAGCGCCTTCGGCTGTATTCAGGCGGACCCGGACGGAACCGTCACCGAGTTTTTGGAAAAGCCGGCTGACCCGCCCGGCACCCCGGACGACCCAGACGTCACCTTCGCCTCCATGGGCAACTACGTTTTCACCACGGAAGCTTTGGTGAAGGCACTTCTAGAAGATGAGCAAAACGACGATTCTTCCCACGACATGGGAGGCGACATCATCCCGTACTTCGTGGGCAAAGGTGACGCCAACGTCTATGACTTCTCGCAGAACGAAGTGCCGGGTGCGACGGATCGCGACAAAGGATATTGGCGCGATGTGGGCACCATCGACTCCTTCTACGAGGCTCACATGGATTTGATTTCCTCGCACCCGATCTTCAACCTTTACAACAAGGCGTGGCCGATTCACTCCACAGAGGACGGCAACTTGCCGCCGGCGAAGTTCGTCATGGGAGGCATTTCGCAGGAGTCGATCGTGGCCTCCGGCTCGATTGTCTCAGGAGCAACAGTGCGCAACTCGGTGCTGTCGACAGATGTGCGCATTGAGGAGGGTGCGACGGTGGAAGGTTCGGTTCTCATGCCAGGAGTGCGCGTGGGCAAAGGTGCCGTGGTGCGCCACGCAATCCTCGACAAAAACGTCTTTGTTTCCGAAGGGGAGATCATCGGCGTCGATGCCGGGCGTGACCGGCAACGCTACACAGTCTCTGAAAATGGTGTTGTCGTGGTGGGCAAAAACGAAGTTGTTTAG
- a CDS encoding O-methyltransferase, which produces MNDYIVQRCRESASAAHGEFARGLEQARTDAEESFLPAPGTALGQLLTTLAAAGASPNGAVAVTPAAGVVGLHILHGLSEKATLTCIEPEAEHQTGAREAFRTAGFAPARARFLTARPLDVMGRLAPESYHLVYADVAPVELSSMLAAAWPLLARGGTLLIADSLLDGTIADPTRRDRDTEAVRALWEDADKLGDEAAVVTRLPLDGGITLVTKR; this is translated from the coding sequence ATGAACGACTACATCGTGCAGCGCTGCCGCGAGTCGGCGTCGGCTGCCCACGGTGAGTTCGCCCGCGGCCTAGAGCAGGCCCGCACCGATGCCGAGGAAAGCTTTTTGCCCGCCCCCGGCACCGCTCTCGGCCAACTTCTGACCACCCTGGCTGCCGCCGGCGCCTCCCCCAATGGTGCGGTTGCCGTGACCCCCGCCGCCGGCGTTGTGGGCCTACACATCCTCCACGGACTGTCGGAGAAAGCTACGCTGACCTGCATCGAGCCTGAAGCCGAACACCAAACGGGGGCGCGCGAGGCTTTCCGTACCGCAGGTTTCGCCCCGGCGCGCGCTCGCTTCCTCACCGCGCGGCCACTCGATGTGATGGGGCGGTTGGCTCCGGAGTCCTACCACCTCGTCTACGCCGACGTCGCGCCGGTGGAGCTTTCCTCCATGCTTGCCGCCGCGTGGCCGCTGCTTGCCCGCGGCGGAACACTCCTCATCGCAGATTCGCTTCTCGACGGAACCATTGCCGACCCGACCCGCCGCGACCGCGACACGGAGGCAGTCCGGGCGCTGTGGGAAGACGCTGACAAGCTAGGCGATGAGGCCGCTGTGGTCACCCGCCTGCCTCTCGACGGCGGGATCACCTTAGTGACGAAGCGCTAA